Proteins encoded by one window of Methanobacterium formicicum:
- a CDS encoding Mov34/MPN/PAD-1 family protein: MAENKNWIDRFLGFLLGNNGKKFEEVILDREVVGEIIQIARESHPLEFVALLEGKIKEKILRVDGLVFLPGETSHQGAVMKTFMMPLTTGTVGSVHSHPTPSASPSTADLHFFAKNGLFHLIIAYPYTEDSIIAYDTFGELADYRIL; this comes from the coding sequence ATGGCTGAAAACAAAAACTGGATAGATAGATTCCTCGGATTTTTACTGGGAAATAACGGTAAAAAATTCGAGGAAGTGATCCTGGACCGGGAAGTGGTGGGGGAGATAATCCAGATCGCTAGAGAATCCCATCCCCTGGAATTTGTTGCCCTCTTGGAAGGTAAAATAAAAGAAAAAATTTTAAGAGTAGATGGTCTTGTCTTTTTACCCGGGGAAACATCCCACCAGGGGGCAGTGATGAAAACCTTCATGATGCCCCTCACCACCGGTACAGTGGGATCGGTGCACAGCCATCCCACTCCCAGTGCTTCTCCTTCTACCGCAGACCTGCATTTTTTTGCCAAAAATGGCTTGTTTCACCTGATAATCGCCTATCCCTACACTGAAGATAGTATAATTGCCTACGATACCTTTGGGGAACTGGCTGATTATCGTATATTGTAA
- a CDS encoding PRC-barrel domain-containing protein gives MVELTNLYNLDVYTTRGKYVGRIQDVILNIKKGRVSTLKAVAMNPDKKSVGIKDVITKSIRIVPEGDEIRPLREEGTIEIPYDRVQAVGDILLISPEIKETSAPAVAET, from the coding sequence ATGGTGGAATTAACGAATCTGTACAACTTAGATGTGTATACCACCCGTGGAAAGTACGTGGGACGTATCCAGGATGTGATCTTAAACATTAAAAAGGGCAGAGTTTCAACCTTGAAAGCTGTGGCCATGAATCCTGACAAAAAAAGTGTGGGAATAAAGGATGTTATAACTAAAAGTATACGAATAGTTCCCGAAGGAGATGAAATAAGACCTCTCAGAGAAGAAGGAACTATAGAAATACCCTATGACCGGGTTCAGGCTGTGGGAGATATTCTACTCATTAGTCCAGAAATAAAGGAAACCAGTGCCCCGGCTGTTGCGGAGACTTAG
- a CDS encoding tRNA(Ile)(2)-agmatinylcytidine synthase — protein MNDNNLDSDLFRVYVGLDDTDSASGMCTTYICSVIMDQLKSCGFRVDGPPRLIRLNPFAPHKTRGNGGVSFKMILKSRKEVHEAKKLILDLVEKLSVMDDPKTNPGVVFYEGEITPELEDYARRTIRTIVTQEEAEKLAQKIGAEIFKFKKGRGVIGSLAAIGCPLDDVTYELLAYRDPTNYGTQRKVDADSVLEMNQKTYPDTFDNIDDGYMAITPHTPCPVLYGIRGESPEAVGEAHKLVKVTEPVESFRVFLTNQHTDMHLQKIDSIDQMKQFQCYIIQGTVKTQPMVIEGGHIIFTLEDDSGEIECAAYEPTKKFRDVVRKLAPGDQLVVCGGIGNKGTLNMEKIEITDLAKVCEYLNPLCECGKRMKSAGKNKGYKCPKCGSKKSVEGKDEEIREKREVKRTISKGFYEVPPSARRHLSKPLVRG, from the coding sequence ATGAATGATAATAATTTAGATAGTGATTTATTTAGAGTTTACGTGGGCCTGGATGACACTGACTCCGCCAGTGGTATGTGCACCACATATATATGTAGTGTGATTATGGACCAACTTAAAAGTTGTGGTTTCCGGGTGGATGGACCACCTCGCCTGATACGCCTCAACCCCTTCGCCCCTCATAAAACCAGGGGAAACGGAGGAGTATCATTTAAAATGATTTTAAAATCCAGAAAAGAAGTTCATGAAGCCAAAAAACTAATTCTGGACTTGGTGGAAAAACTTTCAGTTATGGATGACCCTAAAACCAATCCCGGCGTGGTATTTTATGAAGGGGAAATAACCCCTGAACTGGAGGACTACGCCCGGCGAACCATACGCACCATTGTAACCCAGGAAGAAGCTGAAAAGTTGGCTCAGAAAATAGGGGCTGAGATTTTCAAGTTCAAAAAAGGAAGAGGGGTGATTGGGTCCCTGGCTGCTATTGGCTGCCCCCTTGATGATGTTACCTATGAACTTTTGGCCTACCGTGACCCGACCAACTACGGTACACAGAGAAAGGTTGATGCTGATTCTGTACTGGAAATGAACCAGAAAACTTACCCTGATACTTTTGATAACATTGACGACGGTTACATGGCCATAACTCCCCACACCCCCTGCCCCGTGCTTTACGGGATCAGGGGAGAGAGCCCGGAGGCAGTGGGGGAAGCCCATAAACTGGTGAAGGTAACCGAACCAGTGGAATCATTCCGAGTATTTTTAACCAACCAACACACAGATATGCACCTGCAAAAAATAGATTCCATTGACCAGATGAAACAGTTCCAGTGTTACATCATCCAGGGAACGGTTAAAACCCAACCAATGGTTATTGAAGGGGGACACATAATTTTCACCCTGGAGGATGATTCCGGGGAGATAGAATGTGCCGCCTACGAACCCACCAAAAAGTTCCGTGATGTGGTACGAAAGCTGGCCCCTGGAGACCAGCTGGTGGTCTGTGGTGGAATTGGAAATAAGGGCACCCTCAACATGGAAAAGATTGAAATAACTGATTTGGCCAAGGTATGTGAATATCTTAACCCCCTCTGTGAATGTGGAAAACGTATGAAGTCCGCAGGGAAGAATAAAGGTTATAAATGTCCTAAATGCGGTAGTAAAAAAAGTGTGGAGGGGAAAGATGAAGAAATCAGAGAAAAGAGAGAAGTTAAAAGAACTATAAGTAAAGGTTTTTATGAAGTTCCTCCCTCTGCCCGTAGACATCTGAGCAAACCCCTGGTCAGGGGTTGA
- a CDS encoding transcriptional regulator, which produces MSNMPIHRDQIITHINELLSKHGFDTSNIYDRSCFDLVARKELLLLLMKVLVNVDGFSAAHAQEIKRVARTFFGSPLLVGLKSKKEVLEEDVVYERHGIPVIAPSTLRNIVVEEVYPEIFADRGGYYVEIDGQIVKEMREHHNLSLKDLADQAHVSRETIYKYETGRVRAQPDTAFLLESILNMRITLSVNLFAVPPKENETEVKKGEPRELVDLGFGVINTNRTPFDALAQAEATSRKAEPLITDLEKNRNQKVLRKMATNLNDLSAVIGTDAVFIMENKKAAECIDGIPVVHSWEIGEMKDPAEFLKMLAERRECN; this is translated from the coding sequence ATGTCGAACATGCCCATACATAGAGATCAAATTATCACTCATATCAACGAGCTCCTATCCAAGCATGGATTTGACACTTCTAATATATATGATAGAAGTTGTTTTGATCTGGTGGCACGGAAGGAACTACTTTTACTTTTAATGAAGGTACTGGTTAACGTGGACGGGTTCAGTGCAGCCCATGCCCAGGAAATAAAAAGGGTAGCTCGCACATTCTTTGGTTCACCCCTTTTAGTAGGCCTTAAATCCAAGAAAGAAGTCTTAGAAGAAGACGTGGTCTATGAACGTCATGGCATACCAGTCATTGCACCTTCAACCCTGCGGAACATAGTGGTGGAAGAGGTATATCCTGAGATATTTGCCGACCGGGGCGGGTACTATGTGGAAATTGACGGCCAGATAGTCAAGGAAATGAGAGAGCATCACAACCTTTCATTGAAGGATTTGGCAGACCAGGCCCATGTATCACGGGAAACAATATATAAATATGAAACTGGCCGGGTACGTGCACAGCCCGACACTGCATTTTTACTGGAAAGCATACTTAATATGAGGATCACCCTTTCAGTTAACCTGTTTGCAGTTCCCCCTAAGGAAAATGAAACTGAAGTTAAAAAGGGTGAACCCCGGGAACTGGTTGATCTAGGTTTTGGGGTTATTAACACCAATCGAACACCCTTTGATGCTCTGGCCCAGGCAGAAGCCACCTCCAGGAAGGCAGAACCCCTCATCACGGATCTGGAGAAAAACCGGAACCAGAAGGTACTACGTAAAATGGCCACCAACCTTAATGATCTCTCCGCAGTGATCGGCACGGATGCAGTTTTTATAATGGAAAATAAGAAGGCTGCGGAGTGCATCGATGGGATACCAGTGGTTCACAGCTGGGAAATCGGCGAAATGAAGGACCCTGCTGAATTTTTGAAGATGCTGGCGGAAAGAAGGGAATGCAATTAA
- a CDS encoding peptidase, translated as MMDTREFLNKIGITQPTNPLPDSPRRFPDGAQYRFEVPGIQKPESLEGLIAALDTYEVQVHRVTQTKGIMLLTDREILEMMDLARDARMELFLSVGPRAPYDTSATAQTREGARIGYRLRGYDNLTYAMEDVKRAVELGVRGIVVYDEGLLWVLNKMREEGELPLDVHFKVSAHCGHGNPASARLLEDIGADSFNPVRDLQIAMLAAIRESLSISLDIHTENPQSSGGFIRHYEVPEIIKKACPVYLKTGGSIAAHHGYDTTRKEAGARARQVLLVQSMVNRFYPEAIISSPGAADLAIPSLK; from the coding sequence ATAATGGACACACGTGAATTTTTGAATAAAATTGGGATTACCCAACCAACTAACCCTTTGCCCGATTCGCCCCGGAGATTTCCCGATGGTGCCCAGTACCGATTTGAAGTCCCTGGTATTCAGAAACCAGAATCATTGGAAGGCCTTATAGCTGCTTTAGATACTTATGAGGTTCAGGTACACCGGGTGACCCAGACCAAGGGAATTATGCTCCTCACTGACCGGGAAATTCTGGAAATGATGGACCTGGCCCGTGATGCTCGGATGGAACTCTTTTTAAGTGTGGGCCCCCGTGCTCCCTATGACACCAGTGCTACCGCCCAGACCAGGGAAGGTGCCCGGATCGGTTACCGTCTTCGTGGTTATGACAACCTCACCTATGCCATGGAAGATGTTAAAAGGGCCGTGGAACTGGGTGTGAGGGGTATAGTGGTTTATGACGAAGGCCTCCTCTGGGTTTTGAATAAAATGCGTGAAGAAGGAGAATTACCCTTAGATGTTCACTTCAAGGTATCTGCCCACTGTGGTCATGGAAATCCTGCTTCAGCACGATTACTGGAGGATATTGGGGCGGATTCATTTAACCCGGTGAGGGATCTGCAGATAGCAATGCTGGCCGCCATAAGGGAATCACTATCTATATCACTGGATATCCACACGGAAAATCCCCAGTCTTCCGGAGGTTTCATTAGACATTATGAGGTGCCGGAGATAATCAAAAAAGCATGCCCCGTGTACCTTAAAACCGGAGGCTCAATTGCCGCCCACCATGGATATGATACCACCCGCAAAGAAGCTGGTGCCCGGGCCAGGCAGGTTTTGCTGGTGCAGAGCATGGTCAACCGTTTTTACCCCGAAGCAATCATTTCTTCCCCCGGAGCAGCAGATCTGGCCATACCTTCGCTGAAGTAG
- a CDS encoding heavy metal-binding domain-containing protein, giving the protein MVSVDEYIIVSSNYIPGYEITETKGFVYGLTVRSRGVGGQIGAGIRSMFGGEIKEYVSMMEETRDEAMTRAIDHAKAMGANAIISARYDSNDISDVMQEILVFGTAVVAHKVE; this is encoded by the coding sequence ATGGTCTCAGTAGATGAATACATTATTGTAAGCTCAAATTACATACCTGGATATGAAATTACCGAAACTAAGGGTTTTGTTTACGGCCTTACCGTGCGCAGCAGGGGTGTAGGAGGTCAAATTGGTGCCGGGATACGTTCCATGTTCGGTGGAGAAATCAAGGAATATGTGAGCATGATGGAAGAAACCAGGGACGAAGCCATGACCCGAGCCATTGACCATGCCAAGGCCATGGGAGCCAACGCCATAATCAGTGCCCGTTACGACTCCAATGATATTTCCGATGTAATGCAGGAGATACTAGTCTTTGGAACTGCGGTTGTAGCCCATAAAGTCGAATAA
- a CDS encoding tRNA-binding protein, producing MWDTSNDYRLLVAEKSVELFLRTVEGANLKGKWNKKQALQAARKMTSEIQTLYYSYLEPSAIVTTPQIDLLEEQATEIVEALGGNSWHRQFLELANREEKPKLEESLAKIKFFLNTILGLKDRISLGEIEDPVMGIDIKKGEILSVSKHPEADQLLVCNVNLHQRAITVVTNDLEVREKNQVAVALLPPEVFMGITSEGMFLGAGEGILKDVKGDLGKLPHGIPLEALNESRNLVENFLQ from the coding sequence ATGTGGGATACTAGTAATGATTACCGACTTTTAGTGGCAGAAAAATCAGTTGAACTTTTCCTGAGAACGGTGGAAGGAGCTAACCTCAAGGGTAAATGGAACAAGAAACAGGCCTTACAAGCCGCCCGTAAAATGACCTCAGAGATACAGACCCTCTACTACTCTTACCTGGAACCATCGGCCATAGTTACAACCCCCCAAATAGATTTACTGGAAGAACAGGCCACGGAAATCGTGGAGGCACTGGGTGGAAATTCCTGGCACCGACAATTCCTGGAACTGGCCAACCGTGAGGAAAAACCAAAACTGGAAGAGTCCCTGGCCAAAATCAAATTCTTCCTCAACACCATCCTTGGTTTAAAAGACCGCATTAGTTTAGGTGAGATAGAAGACCCGGTGATGGGAATAGATATTAAAAAAGGAGAAATTTTAAGTGTTTCCAAACATCCAGAGGCAGACCAGCTCCTGGTGTGTAATGTTAACCTCCACCAAAGGGCTATCACTGTGGTAACCAATGACCTGGAAGTCCGGGAAAAAAATCAGGTGGCAGTGGCCTTACTTCCCCCGGAAGTTTTCATGGGTATTACCAGTGAAGGAATGTTTTTAGGAGCAGGTGAAGGAATTCTAAAGGACGTGAAAGGAGATTTAGGAAAACTTCCCCATGGTATCCCCTTAGAAGCCTTAAATGAATCCAGAAACTTGGTGGAAAACTTTTTACAGTGA
- the serA gene encoding phosphoglycerate dehydrogenase: MKVLIADQINQKGIEELEEVAEVVARTDITPKELVKDIKDFDAIVVRSRTKVTREVIEAAPLLKIIARAGVGVDNVDVEAATERGVMVVNAPESTSVTVAEHTMGLVLAMSRKIALADKSVKEGKWEKSRFMGMELNGKTLGIVGMGRIGSQVVIRAKAFGMDIMVYDPYITPEAAADLGVEVVDLETLLKNADVITIHVPLTPETKHLISLPQFKLMKENAIIVNCARGGIIKESDLYEALSSGEIAGAALDVYETEPPKENPLLELDNIVLTPHIAASTSEAQRDAAIIVAREIKKVFQGDSPKNVINMPVMDPETFRLIKPFFGLAEKLGKFLIQTAKGNITELDITYCGELAEVQKNDILTRMILQEILNPILTEPINMVNAPGVAKNRGIMVTEAKRCDSRGYKDLINIKMKADGNEVIVEGVFDKEPKIVKINSYQVDVETEGTMVIVRYKDIPGIIGSIGTKLGEHEINIAKMQVGRQTPGGEAVMVLKVDQKVSKDVEDAVKSLDNVYDAVAVNL, from the coding sequence ATGAAGGTACTTATCGCTGATCAGATAAACCAGAAAGGAATTGAAGAACTGGAAGAGGTTGCCGAGGTTGTTGCGCGTACCGATATCACTCCCAAAGAACTGGTGAAAGATATCAAGGATTTTGATGCTATCGTAGTAAGAAGCAGAACCAAAGTAACCCGAGAAGTTATTGAAGCAGCTCCTCTCTTGAAGATCATTGCCCGGGCAGGAGTGGGCGTGGACAATGTGGATGTGGAAGCAGCCACGGAAAGGGGAGTAATGGTGGTAAATGCACCAGAATCCACTTCAGTAACTGTGGCCGAACACACCATGGGCCTGGTTTTAGCCATGTCCCGGAAGATAGCCCTGGCTGATAAATCAGTTAAGGAAGGTAAATGGGAAAAGAGCCGGTTCATGGGAATGGAACTCAACGGCAAGACCCTAGGTATAGTGGGCATGGGCCGTATAGGTAGCCAGGTGGTTATCCGGGCCAAGGCATTTGGTATGGATATCATGGTCTACGATCCCTACATCACTCCAGAAGCAGCTGCAGATTTGGGAGTGGAAGTGGTTGACCTGGAAACACTCTTAAAGAACGCGGATGTCATTACCATACACGTGCCACTCACCCCGGAAACCAAACACTTAATCTCTTTGCCCCAGTTCAAATTGATGAAAGAAAACGCAATTATTGTTAACTGTGCCCGTGGAGGAATAATCAAGGAGTCTGACCTGTATGAAGCATTAAGTAGTGGCGAAATAGCAGGTGCCGCCCTTGATGTTTACGAAACTGAGCCACCAAAGGAAAACCCTCTCCTGGAACTGGATAACATTGTACTGACTCCGCACATAGCTGCTTCAACCTCTGAAGCCCAGCGTGATGCTGCTATAATTGTGGCCCGGGAAATTAAGAAGGTGTTTCAGGGAGATTCGCCTAAAAATGTTATAAATATGCCAGTGATGGATCCCGAAACTTTTCGGCTAATTAAACCCTTCTTTGGCCTGGCTGAAAAACTGGGTAAATTTCTCATTCAAACTGCCAAGGGTAACATCACCGAGCTGGATATTACTTACTGCGGAGAACTCGCTGAGGTCCAGAAAAATGACATCCTCACCAGGATGATCCTGCAGGAAATCCTCAACCCCATACTCACCGAGCCAATTAACATGGTAAACGCACCCGGAGTTGCTAAAAACAGGGGAATAATGGTTACCGAAGCTAAAAGATGCGATTCTAGGGGTTACAAGGACCTTATAAATATCAAAATGAAAGCTGATGGCAATGAGGTCATTGTTGAAGGTGTATTTGATAAAGAACCCAAAATAGTGAAAATCAACAGCTACCAGGTGGATGTGGAAACCGAAGGAACCATGGTCATTGTACGATACAAAGACATACCTGGAATCATAGGCTCTATTGGAACCAAACTGGGCGAACACGAAATAAACATAGCTAAAATGCAGGTTGGCCGGCAAACTCCGGGTGGAGAAGCAGTTATGGTCCTTAAAGTCGACCAGAAGGTTTCCAAAGATGTGGAAGATGCAGTCAAGTCCCTGGATAATGTTTACGATGCTGTGGCTGTAAACCTGTAA
- a CDS encoding fumarate hydratase, giving the protein MPINIRDLVKDAVIEASTTFREDQIQAYQRAIQREENDNARWVLELLLENARIARSNKVPLCDDTGIPHVLVELGSETPFKPDLFHHIEEGVVDGLRKLPGRPMAVCGDDIERIEQSRGLASDPGKVIPPSILVDKMDDKGLKIHVLMLGGGPEIRSHTYRVFHQRDHGNLFKEALTWMRSEIPKLGCTPCIPALGIGRTHFEASSLMLKAMAYSNLHHQSSIEKKITDSLNSTNVGALGLGGSVTALGSMVKIGPQRASGVRIVCMRPCCCVEPRKSSIYISQDVLE; this is encoded by the coding sequence ATGCCCATAAATATCAGAGACTTGGTCAAAGATGCAGTGATAGAAGCCAGCACAACTTTTAGGGAGGATCAGATCCAGGCCTACCAGAGGGCTATTCAGAGGGAGGAAAATGATAATGCCCGCTGGGTTCTGGAGTTGCTCCTGGAAAACGCCAGAATTGCCCGGAGTAATAAAGTCCCCCTGTGCGATGACACTGGTATTCCCCATGTACTAGTTGAATTGGGATCTGAAACACCATTTAAACCAGACTTATTCCACCATATAGAAGAGGGCGTGGTTGATGGCCTTAGAAAACTCCCCGGACGGCCAATGGCGGTTTGTGGGGATGATATAGAACGTATTGAGCAAAGCAGGGGACTGGCCAGTGATCCAGGAAAGGTAATACCTCCATCGATTCTGGTGGATAAAATGGATGATAAGGGCCTTAAAATCCATGTACTGATGTTAGGTGGGGGTCCAGAGATAAGGAGTCACACTTATCGTGTTTTTCACCAGAGGGATCATGGAAACCTTTTTAAGGAAGCGCTTACATGGATGAGATCAGAGATTCCTAAGTTGGGGTGTACACCATGTATTCCTGCGCTGGGCATTGGTAGAACCCACTTTGAAGCTTCATCACTGATGCTGAAGGCAATGGCGTACAGTAACCTCCATCATCAATCATCAATTGAAAAAAAGATAACTGATTCATTGAACAGTACCAATGTAGGGGCCCTTGGTCTGGGGGGTTCGGTCACTGCACTGGGAAGCATGGTTAAAATTGGACCTCAAAGGGCCAGTGGAGTGCGAATTGTTTGTATGCGTCCCTGCTGCTGTGTTGAGCCAAGGAAATCATCGATTTATATTTCACAAGATGTACTGGAGTGA
- a CDS encoding MmgE/PrpD family protein, with product MITQDIAEFIGSVNYQVLPPEVIEQAKLCFLDFLGVSLRGSRNKSGQIIRDIIPPGGKSTVIGGSTSHAPDAALANGVSAHCLDLDDGHRLAQLHPGACVIPAALSLAESGNKSGREFITSLVVGYDVAIRLGKIINPGHRQKGFHTTGTCGTIGAAAAAAKILDLEGEEILNTLGLAGTQAAGLLESDHAGSMGKHLHAGRAAQSGVLSALLAQKGFTGAQTILEGTEGLFNAMGDCTGKKYPDHDDKARESTSGNFEISGVYFKKYPVCRHLHSSLEATLHILENENVKIQDIQDITVETYDIAAKHDEYHPETVEGVRQSLPVSMALAILKGGLNIEDIESTAFQGKNDVDAQKIREITRKIQIKPEETFNQLYPQKRPSQVTLKILNHSYQDRIDLAKGEPENPFTKDELLGKFHELNPHIDLRVLEVIDDLENSNLSELMKSLNYEFKDLVK from the coding sequence ATGATCACCCAAGATATTGCAGAATTCATTGGTTCAGTGAACTATCAGGTCCTCCCCCCGGAGGTTATTGAACAAGCCAAGCTATGCTTTCTGGATTTTTTAGGGGTCTCACTTCGAGGTTCTCGTAACAAGAGTGGACAAATTATAAGAGATATCATACCCCCTGGAGGTAAATCCACGGTTATCGGAGGAAGTACCTCCCATGCCCCTGATGCTGCGCTGGCCAACGGGGTTTCTGCCCATTGCCTGGACCTGGATGACGGCCACCGGTTGGCCCAGCTTCATCCCGGGGCCTGTGTAATACCCGCGGCACTATCCCTGGCTGAATCAGGTAACAAGTCAGGAAGAGAATTTATAACATCCCTGGTGGTAGGATACGACGTGGCCATTAGGTTGGGCAAGATTATAAACCCTGGTCACCGTCAGAAAGGTTTCCACACCACCGGTACCTGTGGAACCATTGGCGCAGCAGCAGCAGCAGCGAAAATATTAGATCTGGAGGGGGAAGAAATTTTAAATACCCTGGGACTGGCCGGGACCCAGGCTGCAGGACTACTGGAATCAGACCATGCCGGAAGTATGGGCAAACACCTTCATGCCGGCCGAGCCGCCCAATCTGGAGTTTTATCCGCATTACTGGCCCAAAAAGGTTTTACCGGAGCCCAAACCATTTTAGAAGGGACTGAAGGATTATTTAATGCCATGGGTGATTGTACAGGAAAAAAATATCCTGATCATGATGATAAGGCCAGGGAATCAACTTCCGGAAACTTTGAAATTTCAGGGGTTTACTTCAAAAAATATCCTGTCTGCCGACATTTACATTCCTCCCTCGAGGCCACCCTCCATATCCTGGAGAATGAAAATGTTAAAATCCAGGATATTCAGGATATAACGGTTGAAACCTATGATATTGCAGCCAAACATGATGAGTATCATCCTGAAACTGTGGAGGGTGTCCGGCAGAGTTTACCAGTGAGCATGGCCCTGGCAATTTTAAAGGGGGGTTTAAATATTGAGGACATTGAAAGCACCGCTTTCCAGGGTAAAAATGACGTTGATGCCCAGAAAATCCGGGAGATTACCCGTAAGATCCAGATAAAACCTGAGGAAACATTCAACCAACTTTACCCTCAAAAAAGACCTTCACAGGTTACCCTGAAAATTTTAAATCATTCTTACCAGGATAGGATTGATCTAGCTAAGGGAGAACCTGAAAACCCATTCACCAAGGATGAACTGTTAGGTAAATTCCATGAACTAAATCCCCATATTGATTTGAGGGTTTTGGAGGTCATTGATGATTTAGAGAATTCAAATTTAAGTGAATTAATGAAATCACTTAATTATGAGTTCAAAGACCTTGTAAAATGA
- a CDS encoding tRNA(His) guanylyltransferase Thg1 family protein, translating into MKKCEIFSSLKVPCTSNIVLRLDGRNFSQLSRKLEFEKPYDIEFVKIITESSCQLFKEFSPRFIYTFSDEVNLLLGEIPFAGRVEKIDSVLASFLSSAFTREIMGQDKFKEKLKGTKPISFDSRLIPLSDQGVVEYFQWRQAESWRNCLNGYSYWKLRETHSQDESMHILHKKKSSQLHELLFQKGINLTEMPSWQRRGVGIYKKEFEVEGINPLTKQKVKSRRKKIFVDWELPRFDEKFFTSKSMLK; encoded by the coding sequence ATGAAAAAGTGTGAAATATTTTCCAGTTTAAAGGTTCCCTGCACTTCCAACATTGTTTTAAGACTGGATGGCAGGAATTTCTCCCAATTATCCCGTAAACTGGAGTTTGAAAAACCCTACGACATTGAATTCGTGAAGATCATTACTGAATCATCCTGCCAACTCTTTAAAGAGTTCAGCCCCCGGTTTATCTATACCTTCTCCGATGAGGTTAACCTGCTTTTGGGGGAAATACCCTTTGCCGGGAGGGTTGAGAAGATAGATTCCGTGCTGGCCAGCTTCCTGAGCAGTGCATTTACCCGTGAAATCATGGGGCAGGACAAATTTAAGGAAAAACTTAAGGGAACCAAACCTATTTCCTTCGACTCACGGTTGATACCTTTATCAGATCAGGGGGTGGTGGAGTACTTCCAGTGGAGACAGGCTGAATCCTGGAGGAACTGTTTAAATGGGTATTCCTACTGGAAATTACGGGAAACACATTCCCAGGATGAATCCATGCATATACTCCATAAAAAGAAAAGCAGCCAGTTACACGAATTACTCTTCCAGAAGGGGATTAATCTAACGGAGATGCCCTCATGGCAGAGGAGGGGAGTTGGAATTTACAAAAAAGAATTTGAAGTGGAGGGTATAAACCCCCTGACCAAACAAAAGGTAAAATCCAGGAGGAAGAAAATATTCGTGGACTGGGAACTTCCCCGGTTTGATGAAAAGTTCTTCACCTCTAAATCAATGTTAAAATGA
- a CDS encoding aspartate dehydrogenase — MRVGILGCGAIANIITNFAMEGKLGVEIKFFYDRDMERAENLASQIDGRVVLDLEDMLEHVDLVIEAASPRAVEEMVPLILKGGKDVIVMSVGGLINPQVREKLQKLAKDNDCRIYAPSGAIVGLDGIKAASIGKIQNITLVTRKPPRSLGINTEEETILYEGKASEAVAKFPLNINVAASVSIAAGQEIDVKIIADPQVDRNMHELKVVGDFGEFRTTTSNLRCSMNPKTSVLAAYSAIKLLNSLNENILVGT, encoded by the coding sequence ATGAGGGTTGGCATACTTGGATGTGGCGCCATAGCTAATATTATAACTAATTTTGCCATGGAAGGCAAGCTTGGCGTTGAAATTAAATTTTTTTACGACCGGGACATGGAAAGAGCCGAAAACCTGGCCTCCCAGATAGATGGCCGGGTGGTTCTGGATCTGGAAGACATGCTGGAACATGTGGACCTGGTAATTGAAGCTGCTTCACCCCGGGCAGTGGAAGAAATGGTTCCCCTTATCCTCAAGGGAGGTAAGGATGTTATTGTTATGAGCGTGGGGGGACTTATTAATCCCCAGGTCCGAGAAAAACTACAAAAGTTAGCTAAAGATAACGATTGCCGGATTTATGCTCCTTCAGGTGCTATTGTTGGATTAGATGGAATTAAAGCTGCATCTATAGGTAAAATTCAAAATATAACTCTGGTAACCCGGAAACCACCTCGTTCATTAGGGATAAACACTGAAGAAGAGACTATTCTCTACGAGGGTAAAGCCAGTGAAGCAGTGGCCAAGTTTCCCCTGAACATCAACGTGGCGGCCTCGGTGAGTATTGCTGCGGGTCAGGAAATTGACGTCAAGATCATCGCCGATCCACAGGTGGACCGGAATATGCACGAGTTAAAGGTAGTGGGAGACTTTGGAGAATTCCGCACAACAACCAGCAATCTACGATGTTCCATGAATCCAAAAACCAGTGTTTTAGCGGCTTACTCTGCAATAAAACTGCTTAACAGTCTCAACGAAAATATACTGGTGGGAACTTAA